Proteins encoded within one genomic window of Gloeobacter kilaueensis JS1:
- a CDS encoding putative metallopeptidase, with protein MPRIELPFGGDLTIPVPPPQEEERAAADLQDTRDYYLADQEAHDLADKLIFSCFELVHLRNVPIRILMRRPERSSKGRLTMGSAHKASPRDQALHGCTFVIVLWEKFWKGEPRKHEALLFHELCHCWVDEEGKAKLVGHDIEEHYAVIRRYGDWQGEVEDVARQLSLFGKGGSDE; from the coding sequence ATGCCCAGGATTGAACTGCCCTTTGGCGGCGATCTGACCATTCCAGTGCCGCCACCGCAAGAAGAGGAGCGGGCCGCCGCCGATCTGCAAGATACCCGCGACTATTACCTGGCCGATCAGGAGGCGCACGATCTGGCGGACAAGCTGATCTTCAGCTGCTTCGAGCTGGTCCACCTGCGCAATGTGCCGATTCGCATTCTCATGCGGCGACCTGAGCGCTCAAGCAAAGGGCGGCTCACGATGGGCAGCGCCCATAAAGCGAGCCCTCGCGATCAGGCCCTGCACGGCTGCACTTTTGTGATCGTGCTGTGGGAGAAGTTTTGGAAGGGGGAGCCTCGCAAGCACGAGGCTTTGTTGTTCCACGAACTTTGCCACTGCTGGGTTGACGAAGAGGGCAAAGCGAAGCTCGTCGGCCACGACATCGAGGAGCACTACGCTGTCATCCGCCGTTACGGGGACTGGCAGGGCGAGGTTGAAGACGTTGCTCGGCAGCTCAGCCTCTTTGGCAAGGGAGGCAGCGATGAGTGA
- a CDS encoding KOW motif-containing protein has protein sequence MTTELQLHDFQAGQSVWITSDRLGYQGQSAVILAVEGNEITVKQGDGRERLYKPEELAFQAQPEASLPPLFTPGQRVRVVSGDRAGKSGVVTTISSSGIVRVRGDEQTAGPPWAIGAHHLEAMAAEEEATPAPPSNEAQNTEEEPLKPGDCVSGPLFECGQVRFVGTDDDGPWADVRWVADSRIKSAKFPQAQLKKLEDGAFEAPSGLPQPFRPARNFKALDWVGTPNGPALITEVKPAIGDWLYAAQVGGEDGSVVYFYQTTGGLKKCDPPPVAAEQRYEPDLFAKILARDGSPVEEGQSPPLKGGPISPAEGSAAPLPPAMPFSDQLSDCFVPPPVEAFPEERQAHHQARDKQFGELLAAEPKCPHCGAPAIVSRGPNCWCCNLPLEGKDDSEGETPPAAAATSQARDLFSLLSAATREAVRVMALLEDERQAKHRAADVQAIASQKALEEVRQLRERLARADRLKAAAAAFRTAIAAPVSTDRVNEIMRAQHELLAAALECEEGEG, from the coding sequence ATGACGACTGAATTGCAATTGCATGATTTTCAGGCAGGTCAATCTGTCTGGATAACCAGTGACAGGCTCGGCTACCAGGGCCAGAGCGCTGTGATTTTGGCTGTTGAAGGCAACGAAATCACCGTCAAACAAGGTGACGGTCGAGAGCGCTTGTACAAACCTGAAGAACTGGCTTTCCAGGCGCAGCCAGAGGCATCATTACCGCCCCTATTTACGCCTGGGCAACGGGTGCGCGTCGTATCTGGCGACCGGGCGGGCAAATCGGGCGTTGTCACCACGATTTCTTCAAGCGGAATTGTGCGTGTGCGCGGCGACGAGCAGACCGCTGGACCACCGTGGGCGATTGGCGCGCACCATCTTGAGGCGATGGCAGCTGAGGAGGAGGCGACTCCCGCCCCGCCGTCGAACGAGGCACAAAATACCGAAGAAGAGCCGTTGAAGCCCGGCGATTGCGTGAGCGGGCCTCTATTTGAGTGCGGCCAGGTGCGCTTTGTGGGCACTGACGACGATGGGCCGTGGGCCGATGTGCGCTGGGTGGCCGACTCGCGGATCAAGAGCGCCAAGTTTCCGCAAGCCCAGCTGAAAAAGCTCGAAGACGGCGCTTTTGAGGCTCCCTCCGGCTTGCCGCAGCCATTCCGCCCTGCGCGGAACTTCAAAGCTCTCGATTGGGTGGGCACGCCGAATGGCCCGGCTTTGATCACAGAGGTTAAGCCTGCGATCGGCGACTGGCTTTATGCAGCACAGGTGGGCGGCGAGGATGGCTCGGTCGTCTATTTTTATCAGACGACCGGCGGCTTAAAGAAGTGCGATCCACCGCCGGTGGCCGCCGAACAACGTTACGAGCCGGACCTATTTGCCAAGATCCTGGCGCGGGACGGCTCTCCTGTTGAGGAGGGCCAATCTCCCCCGCTGAAGGGAGGGCCAATCTCCCCCGCCGAGGGGAGCGCAGCCCCGCTTCCCCCAGCCATGCCCTTCAGCGATCAACTCTCTGATTGCTTTGTTCCGCCGCCTGTTGAGGCGTTCCCTGAAGAGCGCCAGGCCCACCACCAGGCCCGCGATAAACAGTTCGGCGAACTGCTGGCGGCTGAGCCTAAGTGTCCTCATTGCGGCGCGCCTGCAATTGTCAGCCGCGGCCCCAACTGCTGGTGCTGCAACCTGCCGTTGGAAGGCAAGGACGATTCCGAGGGAGAGACTCCTCCTGCCGCTGCAGCGACTTCGCAGGCTAGGGATCTGTTCTCGCTGCTATCTGCTGCCACTCGTGAGGCGGTGCGCGTAATGGCTCTGCTGGAGGATGAGCGGCAGGCAAAGCACCGAGCAGCGGATGTGCAGGCCATTGCCTCTCAGAAGGCGCTTGAGGAGGTGCGGCAGTTGCGCGAACGGCTGGCCCGAGCAGATCGCCTCAAGGCCGCCGCCGCCGCTTTCAGGACCGCCATTGCAGCACCCGTATCGACCGACAGGGTGAACGAAATCATGCGCGCTCAGCACGAGCTGCTGGCCGCTGCGCTTGAGTGTGAGGAGGGCGAGGGGTGA
- a CDS encoding DNA cytosine methyltransferase, producing MKPCTFGSLFSGGGLVDLGAVAAGLQPRWAIEIDPAVAGVFRANHNTPLIEGDVAAIDPNDLDPVEVLWASPPCQAFSQARNQSLPQRTDADLGLHILRYTAVLRPRLVVVENVPAYQHSDQLAQIVAGLWEQSYFVCHQLLNASWFGTPQTRHRLILRAFRGSLVPELRTSAAKAGWWSAVADLADSFPPSQLAPWQLKKLFPLEHFLGEANTLIRGCGPNQRGPWTVGAGRSAPTVIACADKITLRAWLVDGQFNGSPDQRDRPPTVRRGDEPAYTITSSGALRPARACLDGRVVALTTRALARFQDLPDTYQLPANKTLACKVIGNGVPVRMAAAILRGMA from the coding sequence GTGAAGCCTTGCACCTTTGGCAGTCTATTTTCTGGCGGGGGCCTAGTGGACCTCGGAGCGGTGGCGGCTGGGTTGCAGCCTCGGTGGGCGATCGAGATCGATCCAGCAGTAGCAGGCGTATTTCGAGCCAACCACAACACCCCGCTCATTGAGGGCGATGTAGCGGCGATCGACCCGAACGATCTCGATCCTGTCGAAGTTCTTTGGGCCTCGCCTCCATGCCAGGCGTTTAGCCAGGCGCGCAATCAGTCGCTGCCGCAGCGAACCGACGCCGATCTTGGTCTTCACATTCTCCGCTACACCGCAGTCCTCCGACCCCGCCTAGTGGTCGTTGAGAACGTGCCCGCCTACCAGCACAGCGACCAACTGGCGCAGATAGTCGCGGGCCTCTGGGAGCAGAGCTATTTTGTGTGTCACCAGCTGCTGAATGCCAGCTGGTTCGGCACCCCTCAGACTCGCCATCGCCTTATCCTTCGAGCCTTTCGCGGCAGCCTCGTTCCTGAACTGCGCACTTCGGCGGCGAAAGCGGGCTGGTGGTCAGCGGTTGCAGATCTGGCCGATTCCTTTCCGCCCTCTCAGCTCGCACCGTGGCAGTTGAAGAAGCTCTTTCCGCTGGAACATTTTCTAGGAGAGGCAAACACACTGATTCGCGGCTGTGGCCCCAACCAGCGTGGGCCGTGGACTGTTGGAGCCGGGCGATCGGCTCCAACAGTGATTGCTTGCGCTGATAAAATCACTCTTCGCGCCTGGCTCGTCGATGGGCAGTTCAACGGCAGCCCCGACCAACGCGACCGACCGCCTACGGTGCGCAGAGGAGACGAGCCCGCCTACACGATTACGAGTAGCGGGGCGCTTCGCCCCGCTAGAGCCTGCCTGGATGGCCGTGTAGTTGCCCTAACTACCAGAGCGCTCGCACGGTTTCAGGATCTGCCCGACACCTATCAGTTGCCAGCGAACAAAACCCTGGCCTGCAAGGTGATTGGCAATGGCGTGCCTGTGCGAATGGCTGCAGCAATTTTGCGGGGGATGGCATGA
- a CDS encoding DNA adenine methylase produces MITRPALRWYGSKWRLARWIISHMPPHTRYVEPFAGSLAVLLQKPPVRCEVVSDLDEEVCNFFAVLRDQFVELIRVIRLTPYHRLEFERAWLSVPAADPIERARRFYVRSWQGQSGPTGKYMPGWRSNPDGKRSVDPVRDFLNDSHLMAVARRLRLVHWETRPAIETIQRWGGANQTLIYCDPPYLGNRKANDEYAHTMSEADHIRLFEQLEMMDATAIVSHAPCPLYDELYASWTRFGKAAQTRAGKPSLECIWISPAATAAAGGLLKLEVGR; encoded by the coding sequence ATGATTACCCGCCCCGCACTCCGTTGGTACGGTTCCAAATGGCGGCTGGCGCGCTGGATCATTTCTCACATGCCGCCGCACACCCGCTACGTTGAGCCTTTTGCAGGCAGTCTCGCTGTCCTTCTGCAGAAGCCGCCGGTGAGGTGTGAGGTTGTCAGTGACCTCGACGAGGAAGTCTGCAACTTTTTTGCGGTCCTTCGGGATCAGTTCGTAGAGCTGATCCGCGTCATTCGCCTGACACCTTACCACCGGTTGGAGTTCGAGCGGGCCTGGTTGTCAGTACCAGCCGCCGATCCGATTGAACGGGCCCGCCGGTTCTACGTGCGCAGCTGGCAGGGCCAAAGCGGCCCGACCGGCAAGTACATGCCAGGGTGGCGCAGCAATCCGGACGGCAAGCGCAGTGTAGATCCCGTGCGTGACTTTCTCAATGACAGCCATTTGATGGCCGTTGCTCGTCGATTGCGCCTCGTTCACTGGGAAACTCGGCCTGCGATCGAGACCATTCAGCGATGGGGCGGGGCAAATCAGACGCTCATCTACTGCGATCCGCCCTATCTCGGCAACCGCAAAGCGAACGATGAGTACGCCCACACGATGAGCGAGGCTGATCACATTCGTCTGTTTGAGCAGCTCGAAATGATGGATGCGACGGCCATAGTCAGCCATGCGCCATGCCCGCTGTACGACGAACTGTATGCCAGCTGGACTCGTTTCGGTAAGGCTGCGCAGACAAGAGCCGGCAAGCCCAGTCTTGAGTGCATTTGGATTTCACCTGCCGCCACCGCCGCTGCTGGTGGGCTGCTGAAGCTGGAGGTGGGCCGGTGA
- a CDS encoding helix-turn-helix domain-containing protein — protein sequence MYGLDRQIMKEGLLILSILALATGPRSTAEIVRNAGLNLPSGSRHLNNLATHGYVVCCGIVGRKPQQTWQISDAGRERLAKGKNNESL from the coding sequence GTGTACGGACTTGATAGGCAAATCATGAAAGAAGGGCTGCTGATTCTATCAATTTTGGCGCTGGCAACCGGCCCCAGATCCACCGCTGAAATCGTCAGGAACGCTGGGCTGAATCTGCCCAGCGGCTCACGACATCTCAACAATCTGGCAACGCACGGCTATGTTGTGTGTTGCGGAATCGTGGGTCGGAAACCTCAACAAACCTGGCAGATAAGTGATGCTGGCCGTGAGCGGCTGGCAAAAGGGAAAAACAATGAGTCGTTATAG